In a genomic window of Orcinus orca chromosome 12, mOrcOrc1.1, whole genome shotgun sequence:
- the LOC125960724 gene encoding basic proline-rich protein-like, producing MQTAPTRLRAPPGSPPRGEPFCGRCTRKPRAPPPEPSIESVPSFLASFLLPFLPSFLAREEKGVAEMPTAGSCAAHAGPQAGGAALAPPGRPPPASAARPPPPLPEDWRPAAAAAAAVARRCTPLLGQGIPRISQRAGPPSRGLPHPRPLRPSPSGRPPEAGGARREGPWGPAEAISCKVKRVPNAKGDRKNTAPRPLTEPRNLDSRRSARPNGLSTHPKAAPSTPKSRRAGIWLTGRETLQVAPGSRELQRPGHNLAKTCATVTEDVPVETLLRRGETALGGAPLASSPPPHLQPTSRRPPASGPRAPRAAVSSRPPPGDRGGRRARRGGPSPSGRGGSSQQQRRPLTWKVTAEKKEEEDAPRFSVENATLHLLSSSYCLSGADYTSNLWGGHIA from the exons ATGCAAACCGCCCCCACCCGTCTCCGCGCGCCCCCGGGCAGCCCGCCGCGCGGGGAGCCGTTCTGCGGCCGGTGCACCCGCAAGCCGAGGGCGCCTCCGCCTGAACCTTCCATCGAGTCAGTCCCCTCCTTCCtcgcttccttccttctcccgttccttccttccttcctcgctCGCGAGGAGAAAGGAGTCGCCGAAATGCCAACAGCCGGCTCCTGCGCTGCGCACGCTGGGCCGCAGGCCGGCGGCGCGGCCCTCGCGCCGCCCGGCCGCCCGCCCCCGGCCAGCGCCGCGCGGCCCCCTCCCCCGCTACCTGAAGACTGGCGGCCGGCGGCCGCGGCAGCCGCAGCGGTGGCCCGGCGGTGCACGCCG CTCCTCGGCCAGGGTATTCCCCGCATTTCCCAACGCGCCGGACCCCCCTCCCGAGGTctcccccatccccgccccctcCGACCCTCACCCTCTGGACGCCCGCCCGAAGCCGGGGGcgcgcggcgggaggggccgtggGGTCCGGCGGAGGCGATTTCGTGTAAAGTGAAACGAGTTCCTAATGCtaaaggagacaggaaaaacACCGCGCCGAGGCCACTTACCGAGCCGAGGAACCTAGATTCCCGCCGCTCTGCTCGCCCGAATGGTCTGTCCACGCACCCCAAGGCTGCACCCAGTACCCCAAAGTCGAGACGTGCAGGAATATGGTTAACTGGCCGGGAGACCCTCCAAGTTGCTCCGGGCTCCCGGGAGCTTCAACGTCCAGGACACAACTTGGCCAAGACTTGTGCCACAGTCACCGAAGATGTTCCTGTGGAGACCCTCCTCCGGCGGGGAGAGACAGCGCTCGGCGGCGCCCCGCTCgcctcctctccaccccctcaCCTCCAGCCCACCTCCCGCCGGCCGCCAGCCTCCGGGCCGCGAGCCCCTCGGGCGGCTGTCAGCTCCCGGCCGCCGCCGGGTGACAGGGGCGGGAGGAGGGCGCGACGCGGCGGCCCGAGCCCAAGCGGGCGAGGGGGATCCTCGCAGCAGCAGCGGCGGCCGCTCACCTGGAAAGTCACCgctgagaagaaggaggaggaggacg